A single region of the Prevotella sp. HUN102 genome encodes:
- a CDS encoding DNA polymerase III subunit delta: MDFSEVIGQEETKQRLMRLVQEERVPHALLFCGPVGSGKMALAMAFASYLLTSSSANEESSKAMLRKWEHPDLHFTYPTVKLAGMSAEHQPVSSDFAKEWRQLLQQGAYFTAKQWMEAMGATTQQAIITGAESDEIARKLALKSSQGGYKVSIIWLPERMNLTSANKLLKLLEEPTKGTIFLMVSEEPEKLLETIISRTQRIDVKLISNDAIEAALIAQRGIEPEMAHRIARLAHGSWQTALESLNSENEGRELLAMFQKLMRLCYMRDVKGLKMWSEVVATFGREKQRRMLVYFQKQVRENFMFNFQNPDLVYMSLEEENFAKAFSRYINEANVIEINELFGLCHRDIGQNANAKVVFYDMALKMIVLLLRK; this comes from the coding sequence ATGGATTTTTCAGAGGTTATCGGACAAGAAGAAACCAAGCAGCGACTGATGCGGCTGGTTCAGGAAGAGCGTGTGCCTCACGCTTTGCTCTTCTGTGGTCCTGTGGGCAGCGGTAAGATGGCTCTTGCAATGGCTTTTGCAAGCTATCTTCTCACGTCCTCATCAGCCAATGAAGAAAGTTCCAAGGCTATGCTCAGAAAATGGGAACATCCTGACCTCCACTTCACTTATCCTACTGTTAAACTCGCTGGTATGAGTGCCGAACATCAGCCGGTAAGCAGTGATTTTGCAAAAGAATGGCGACAGCTTTTGCAGCAGGGGGCTTACTTTACTGCAAAGCAATGGATGGAAGCGATGGGTGCCACTACGCAGCAAGCTATCATAACTGGTGCTGAAAGCGATGAAATCGCTCGCAAGTTGGCACTGAAATCAAGCCAAGGAGGGTATAAGGTTTCTATCATCTGGCTTCCGGAACGTATGAACCTTACTTCGGCCAATAAACTTCTGAAGTTACTGGAAGAACCCACGAAAGGGACAATCTTCCTGATGGTGAGCGAAGAACCCGAGAAGTTGCTCGAAACTATTATCAGCCGGACACAACGGATTGATGTGAAACTGATTTCAAATGATGCCATTGAGGCTGCACTCATTGCTCAGCGGGGAATAGAACCTGAAATGGCACACAGAATTGCTCGCTTGGCGCACGGAAGCTGGCAGACAGCTTTGGAATCATTAAACTCTGAAAATGAAGGCAGAGAACTCTTGGCTATGTTCCAGAAACTGATGCGTCTGTGTTATATGCGTGATGTCAAGGGACTGAAGATGTGGAGTGAAGTTGTTGCAACTTTCGGAAGGGAGAAGCAAAGACGAATGCTCGTTTACTTCCAAAAGCAAGTTCGCGAGAATTTTATGTTCAATTTCCAGAATCCCGACCTCGTTTATATGTCATTGGAGGAAGAAAACTTTGCGAAAGCCTTTTCACGCTATATCAATGAAGCCAACGTTATCGAAATAAACGAACTGTTCGGGCTTTGTCATCGCGACATCGGGCAGAACGCCAACGCCAAAGTAGTTTTCTACGATATGGCACTCAAAATGATAGTCCTTTTATTAAGGAAATAA
- the ricT gene encoding regulatory iron-sulfur-containing complex subunit RicT: protein MDYKDMKFKIWTGCDRGLCHKACGRQDKQLNTYDWLEDVPGNTDTTDLVEVQFKNTRKGYYHNVNNLELNKGDIVAVEANPGHDIGVVTLTGRLVKLQMKKNGAVKSPDDIKRVYRHAKEIDLQKYEEAKAREHATMIESRQIAKRLGLQMKIGDVEYQGDGNKAIFYYIADERVDFRQLIKDLAAAFHVRIEMKQIGARQEAGRIGGTGPCGRELCCTTWMKNFSSVSTTAARFQDISLNPTKLAGMCAKLKCCLNYEVDDYVESSRKLPSKEIHLQTMDAEYYLFKTDILNGKCTYSTDKRLAVNLETISAERAKEIIEMNRNGERPLSLLNNGKAKPDKKPIDLLAGADISRFDKDKTGRKGNNRSNNRNGNQRRNGNQDQQRRNEDRRQNPRNHGQEQRNSRPQRNGRQNNYRGNRQGEQGNQPPKPVNNNQNED from the coding sequence ATGGATTATAAAGATATGAAATTCAAAATATGGACCGGCTGCGACCGCGGCCTGTGCCATAAAGCCTGTGGAAGACAGGATAAACAACTCAATACTTACGACTGGCTGGAGGATGTTCCGGGGAATACGGACACGACAGACCTTGTTGAAGTGCAATTCAAGAATACCCGAAAAGGATATTATCATAATGTCAATAATCTTGAGTTGAACAAAGGCGACATCGTTGCCGTTGAAGCAAATCCGGGACACGACATCGGAGTGGTTACGCTGACGGGAAGACTCGTCAAGTTACAGATGAAGAAGAACGGTGCCGTGAAATCTCCCGATGATATCAAACGGGTTTACAGGCACGCAAAGGAAATTGACTTGCAGAAATACGAGGAAGCAAAGGCCCGCGAACACGCCACAATGATTGAAAGCCGACAGATTGCCAAAAGGCTTGGCCTTCAGATGAAGATAGGCGACGTTGAATACCAAGGCGACGGCAACAAGGCTATCTTTTATTATATTGCTGATGAACGTGTAGACTTCCGTCAGCTCATTAAAGATCTCGCCGCCGCTTTCCACGTAAGAATTGAAATGAAACAGATAGGTGCGCGACAGGAAGCGGGGCGTATTGGCGGAACTGGTCCTTGCGGACGCGAACTCTGTTGCACCACGTGGATGAAAAACTTCTCGAGCGTCTCCACTACGGCTGCAAGATTTCAGGACATATCGCTCAATCCAACCAAATTGGCAGGTATGTGTGCGAAACTGAAATGCTGTCTCAACTACGAAGTTGATGATTATGTAGAGTCAAGCAGAAAACTTCCAAGCAAGGAGATTCATCTTCAGACGATGGATGCAGAATATTATCTGTTCAAGACAGACATTCTCAACGGCAAATGCACCTATTCCACAGACAAGAGACTTGCGGTGAATCTTGAAACGATTTCTGCTGAACGTGCAAAGGAAATAATCGAGATGAACAGAAACGGAGAAAGGCCATTGTCGTTGCTCAATAATGGTAAGGCAAAGCCTGACAAAAAGCCTATCGACTTGCTGGCAGGTGCCGACATCAGCCGTTTTGACAAGGATAAGACTGGCAGAAAGGGCAATAACCGTAGCAACAACCGAAACGGAAATCAGCGCAGAAACGGCAATCAAGACCAGCAGCGGAGAAACGAAGACAGAAGGCAAAACCCAAGAAATCACGGTCAGGAACAGCGAAACTCAAGACCACAACGCAATGGGCGACAGAACAATTACCGTGGCAACCGGCAAGGTGAGCAAGGAAATCAGCCTCCAAAACCAGTAAACAACAATCAGAATGAAGATTAG
- a CDS encoding gliding motility lipoprotein GldH — translation MKIRVNTLYILSVLMALVISTSSCDNPKKYDHYEAIPLSGWARNDTTKFEIPRQKSGNYILDLGIRASRDYPYRNISLLLESTIYPKDKKDENKTFSDTVVCKVIGNDGELLGKDGISSTEILRYVTTISLKDSDSIHIDVRHIMSQEKLLGISDIGIRLTKD, via the coding sequence ATGAAGATTAGGGTAAACACCTTATACATACTCTCAGTGCTTATGGCTTTGGTCATAAGCACTTCTTCGTGTGATAATCCTAAAAAATACGACCACTATGAAGCCATCCCTCTTTCCGGATGGGCAAGAAACGATACGACTAAGTTCGAGATTCCCAGACAAAAGTCAGGCAACTACATTCTGGATCTGGGCATAAGGGCTTCACGAGACTATCCTTACAGGAATATCAGTCTGCTGTTGGAAAGTACCATCTACCCTAAAGACAAGAAGGACGAAAACAAAACTTTCTCGGACACAGTTGTGTGTAAGGTTATTGGTAATGATGGGGAACTATTAGGCAAAGATGGTATCAGCAGCACTGAAATCCTTCGATACGTAACTACCATTTCTCTGAAAGATTCCGATTCCATACATATCGACGTACGTCATATAATGAGCCAAGAAAAACTACTGGGCATCAGTGATATTGGAATAAGATTAACCAAAGACTAA
- a CDS encoding IS30 family transposase translates to MYHQLISEQRSQIFALLQKKTARKEIAAIVGISQATLSREIKRNSTPSGKYIWTKAHDMAMERRRRTVSNSRLSDELVWRIKEYIVNDQWSPRQISGYLRVNEGIKVSHQSIYNIIHNDPTGKLAGHTRHQMKYRHHPKGGHLPVKDRVSIHERSKEVDGKRFGDFEMDLIVDPAQRAILTLVEKSTNMLLMQKLPFGKQSKPLAKAVRRLLLPYKDRLKTITTDNGPEFAAHKDITKWLGVPVYFADPYCPWQKGAIENTNKLIRQYIPKKDSFENYTNKRIMAIQKKLNERPREKLNFSTPKCEFFKHVL, encoded by the coding sequence ATGTACCATCAATTAATCTCGGAGCAAAGGTCGCAAATTTTCGCCTTACTTCAAAAGAAAACCGCAAGAAAAGAAATTGCCGCCATCGTCGGCATCAGTCAGGCAACACTCTCACGTGAAATCAAACGCAACAGCACGCCCTCGGGAAAGTATATCTGGACGAAGGCGCACGACATGGCCATGGAGCGCAGGAGGCGAACGGTGAGCAACTCCAGGCTCTCCGACGAATTGGTCTGGAGAATCAAGGAATATATCGTTAATGACCAATGGTCTCCAAGACAAATATCAGGGTATCTGCGTGTGAATGAGGGGATAAAGGTGTCCCATCAGTCCATCTACAACATCATCCACAATGACCCTACAGGGAAACTTGCCGGGCACACAAGACATCAGATGAAATACAGGCATCACCCCAAGGGTGGGCATCTTCCTGTCAAGGACAGGGTGAGCATCCATGAGAGAAGCAAGGAAGTGGACGGGAAGAGATTTGGAGACTTTGAGATGGACCTGATCGTCGACCCTGCCCAAAGGGCCATACTCACACTGGTGGAGAAATCCACCAATATGTTGCTTATGCAGAAACTGCCATTTGGGAAGCAGTCGAAACCTCTGGCAAAAGCAGTCAGGAGACTGCTGCTGCCATACAAGGACAGACTGAAGACCATTACCACTGACAACGGACCTGAGTTTGCCGCACATAAGGATATCACGAAATGGTTGGGCGTGCCTGTGTACTTTGCAGATCCATATTGTCCATGGCAAAAGGGAGCCATTGAGAATACAAACAAGTTAATCAGACAATATATACCTAAAAAGGATTCCTTTGAGAACTATACGAACAAGAGGATTATGGCCATACAGAAGAAATTGAATGAAAGACCAAGGGAAAAACTAAACTTTTCCACACCAAAGTGCGAGTTCTTCAAACATGTGTTGTAA
- a CDS encoding acyloxyacyl hydrolase has protein sequence MKKILTLLLILTSTLNAMASEADSTKHWGLSVTGSPSSIISLDKYEKKWVQKGTNGSVAAELRYSALPSDSDDFAKDFGYPTLSIGLRYTMNGAVRMHRFPDPDWGMAQEVSYDSRLGNTLSLYGTFYRTLHRSKHWETSYSLSAGFGYNRKRYNKENNIDNELIGTPFLIYFAAGIHQTYRFSRNWGVKAGLEFVHHSNGALYRPNKGSNTLGPSLGLVYYPYYEETVEKKNAFQPAPFRKYWYMNVAAGVGGKTLLEDWLLTQFGTPSTDPNYRTEHFKFYMAYSIQADLMCRYARRWASGIGIDWFYGTYSNRIKEIDTAKGADMKHSPWSLGIAGKHEVFYHNLSLAMAFGFYLHRQMGDNARHNETPYYERIGIHYSFPALKGLKIGINVKAHKTKADLTELVVTYPIRL, from the coding sequence ATGAAGAAAATTCTTACACTCTTACTGATACTCACATCCACATTGAATGCAATGGCATCAGAAGCAGACTCCACAAAACACTGGGGACTCTCCGTTACCGGTTCGCCCAGCAGCATTATTTCATTGGATAAATACGAGAAAAAATGGGTGCAGAAAGGAACGAACGGCTCCGTAGCAGCCGAACTCCGATACTCTGCCCTACCCTCTGACAGTGATGATTTTGCAAAAGATTTCGGATATCCCACCCTGTCAATCGGACTTCGATATACAATGAATGGTGCCGTAAGAATGCACCGATTTCCAGATCCGGACTGGGGAATGGCACAGGAGGTGAGCTATGATTCCCGACTGGGAAATACCTTATCCCTCTACGGAACATTCTATCGCACCCTCCATCGCAGCAAGCACTGGGAGACAAGCTATTCCCTAAGTGCAGGATTCGGCTATAACAGGAAACGATATAATAAAGAAAACAATATCGACAACGAGCTTATAGGCACGCCATTCCTCATTTATTTCGCTGCCGGAATCCATCAGACATACAGATTCTCCCGTAATTGGGGAGTGAAGGCAGGTCTAGAATTTGTGCATCACAGCAATGGCGCATTGTATCGCCCGAACAAGGGCTCAAATACGCTCGGACCATCATTGGGTTTAGTGTATTATCCTTACTACGAAGAAACGGTAGAAAAAAAGAACGCATTTCAGCCTGCACCGTTCAGGAAGTACTGGTATATGAACGTTGCAGCAGGCGTCGGAGGAAAAACCCTGTTGGAAGACTGGCTTCTCACACAATTCGGTACGCCATCAACAGACCCGAACTATCGCACCGAACATTTCAAGTTCTATATGGCCTACTCCATTCAGGCCGACCTTATGTGTCGCTATGCGCGTCGTTGGGCATCGGGGATCGGCATAGACTGGTTCTATGGCACCTATTCCAACCGTATCAAGGAAATTGATACTGCCAAGGGAGCAGATATGAAGCATAGCCCTTGGTCATTAGGTATTGCAGGCAAGCACGAAGTCTTCTATCATAACCTGTCCCTTGCAATGGCTTTCGGCTTCTATCTTCACAGACAGATGGGCGACAATGCTCGACACAACGAAACTCCTTATTATGAACGAATCGGCATACATTACTCTTTCCCTGCTCTGAAAGGATTGAAAATCGGTATTAATGTCAAGGCTCACAAAACTAAAGCAGACCTTACAGAGCTTGTTGTAACTTATCCAATACGTTTATAA